Proteins from a genomic interval of Chanodichthys erythropterus isolate Z2021 chromosome 8, ASM2448905v1, whole genome shotgun sequence:
- the LOC137025299 gene encoding zinc finger protein 569-like, translated as MEFIKQESEDIKIAEVFSLKQEDTEEQIDLMAVKEETVEKSFSCSQTEKTSSQKRAQKTGSRSHFSCQQCGKSFNKKGNLNVHMRVHTGEKPHTCQQCGNSFNRKGSFNRHMKIHTGQKPYTCPQCGKSFSQKGHFNIHLKIHSRKKSLSCAQTENTSSQKAAQNTGSKSQFTCQQCGKSFSKKGNLNAHIRIHTGEKPHTCQQCGKSFSRRGSFNTHIKIHTKQKPYTCPQCGKSFRQKGHFKIHFRIHTGEKPYSCKQCGKSFIQRVLLQGHLRTHTGEKPYTHPQHGKAIVQDGNLKVRKRVHTGESPFICQQCGNRFAQRTSLNRHMRIHTGEKPYKCTQCEKSFSQKGHLILHLRIHTGERPYKCVQCGKRFSQIGHFKYHMRIHTGEKPFSCKQCGKSFSHQGTLNRHMGVHTGEKPFTCQQCGKSFNRKESFDRHIQIHTEQKPYNCQQCGKSFSQKEYLKVHLRIHSGVKPFSCKQCGKSFIHKGALHRHMRVHTGEKPFKCCHCGKTYRNKVTLKYHMKIHV; from the exons atggagtttattaaacaGGAGAGTGAAGACATCAAGATTGCAGAAGTATTCAGTCTGAAACAagaagatactgaggaacaaataG ACCTGATGGCAGTGAAAGAGGAGACTGTAGAAAAATCTTTCAGTTGCTCACAGACTGAAAAGACTTCCTCAcaaaaaagagctcaaaagactGGGTCTAGGAGTCACTTCagctgccaacagtgtggaaagagtttcaataaaaaaggaaaccttaacgtccacatgagagttcacactggagagaaacctcacacctgccaacagtgtggaaataGTTTCAATAGGAAAGGAAGCTTTAACAGGCACATGAAAATACACACTGGACAGAAACCTTACActtgccctcagtgtggaaagagtttcagtcaaaaaggaCACTTTAATATCCACTTGAAAATTCACTCTAGAAAAAAATCGTTGAGTTGTGCACAGACTGAAAATACTTCCTCACAAAAAGCAGCTCAAAATACTGGGTCTAAGAGTCAAtttacctgccaacagtgtggaaagagtttcagtaaaaaaggaaaccttaacGCCCACataagaattcacactggagagaagcctcacacctgccaacagtgtggaaagagtttcagtagGAGAGGAAGCtttaacacacacataaaaattcACACCAAACAGAAGCCTTACActtgccctcagtgtggaaagagtttccgTCAAAAAGGGCACTTTAAAATCCACTtcagaattcacactggagagaaaccctaCTCCTGcaaacagtgtggaaaaagttttatCCAAAGAGTACTCCTTCAAGGGCACTtgagaactcacactggagagaagccttataCACACCCTCAGCATGGAAAGGCTATTGTTCAAGACGGGAACTTAAAAGTCCGCaagagagttcacactggagagagcccTTTCATCTGCCAGCAGTGTGGAAACAGATTTGCTCAAAGAACAAGTCTGAACagacacatgagaattcacaccggagagaagccttacaagtgcactcagtgtgaaaagagtttcagtcagaaAGGACACCTTATACTCCACTTGAGAATTCACACCGGAGAGAGACCCTATAAGTGCGTTCAATGTGGAAAGAGATTCAGTCAAATAGGACACTTTAAATACCACATGagaatccacactggagaaaagccctTTAGCTGtaaacagtgtggaaaaagtttcagcCATCAAGGAACCCTTAACAGGCACATgggagttcacactggagagaagccttttacctgccaacagtgtggaaagagtttcaataggAAAGAAAGCTTTGACAGACACATACAAATTCACACCGAACAGAAGCCTTACAattgccaacagtgtggaaagagtttcagtcaaaaggAATACCTTAAAGTCCACTTGAGAATTCACTCTGGAGTGAAACCCTTTAGCTGCAAacaatgtggaaaaagtttcatcCATAAAGGAGCCCTTCACAGGCACATGAGagtccacactggagagaagccttttaaATGCTGTCACTGTGGAAAGACTTACAGAAATAAAGTAACCCTTAAGTACCACATGAAGATTCATGTATGA